The genomic window GTGCTAGAGAACTAGTGAAATCTGCAGCTCGAACGGCTGCGTCGCGAGGTACGGGCTGGCCGAAACAACTCTCTGGGCTCATAATACCCACACCGTACGGACTAGATGAGACATAGGAAAACCCTGTAGACGGTgacagctgcgctgcagtggcaTTGTCGATTGGGGGTACGTCTCTCAAGAAGCGCTGTCGCTCAGCTAAGGGATCATGTCCTCCGCTAGTGGTCCCCGGAGGTGTGGGAAACCCCATTGAGGCCGGTTCACCACCTGCGTGGGCTCTGTAGGACATCACTCCAGGAAACCTCTGCGCACCGGAAGGCAAAGCAGCTACCATAGGACCAGGTCGCCCATCGCCCCTGATGGCGCCAAACTCATTGGAGTGTCGCCTAGTTGATAAGGTGACCTCACCGCTGGCGACAAACAGGTCATTGTGCGAATGACCGTGATCGTGGCCACAGCGGCCATCGACGTTGTGTCCATTGTCATGTCTGTTTCCGTGGTCGTGACTTTGATCGTTTTTATGGTTgtgacggtggtggctgtgcgAGTGGCCATGCACGCCATGACTGTGTCCATGCGCGCCCGTCAGCGGGGTGCcccacgacgacggcgcgcTATCCCCGAGACCGTTCGCACTGCTAGCGGGGAAGCACTCCACATACACATACGTCGCAAGCTCAAACAGCTGTTTGCGTACTGCGTGCGACACAGCGCACGCATCAGAGCCGGACATTAGTCTTAAGCGAATGAGCAGCATGCTCTCTGATGCATTGATGTTCCACCACACGGTTGACTGCACCAACAGCACACCGTCCAGCACCTTGATGTTGCGCAGGCATCGCTCCAACGTGTGCAAGCGCCGCGTGTCGGTCACAGATTTGTTCATCAGCAAGTCGAGCATATCGCGTCCATTCTGATATCCGACGTAAGAATAATAGATGGCCAGGAACAGTGCCCCGATCACGTCAGGGGCAGCGCTGTCTGTCACCAACATCACCACACTGGCGACGACGCACGTGATCGGGCACAGCAGGTAAACGACCATTGTTGCAGAACTGCTGTGCACCGTGCGTTGCACGCCACTAGGACTGCCGTGCGCCATCGGCGATCGGCCATGCCCCGATACGTTCGAGGGACAGTGGAACTCCTCAAAGGAGCTTCCGTCTCTCCCtgcacacctctctctgcacgccGCAGCATAGAGCATCTGGAGAATATCCTCACTTTGCACGCCTGCCATGCCGTGGTGACCCGTCACACGATCAGTAAGTCGAACATCACGGCAAAAGACGATCTGTGAGAGGAGTTGTACGCCAccgagggagagaagaaaaaggggacTCGAGTGGTGCGCATGAATGCCGCGGTGCAGAGATTCCACCACGGTTGTCACGCAGCCAAACACCAGAAATACGGTGCTGCCGAGACGCACGACGACGCTTAAACGATACAAGCCGAAGCAAAAGGGGTAGTTCTGTTGAGTGTCGGCACGGCTGCACAGTGACAGGGTGACGACAGCAGCCATGAGAGAAGCGGCTGTGTTGAGCAGTACGAGAGCCTGCACAGAAGCGATGAGAAAGGGAGTGAAGATGATAAAGATGATGCTCGTTCCCCATAAGAGAGTAAATATGATGGTagcctgctgctgtcgacGGTGCCCCTTGCTTCGCGCCGGAATGCGGAACAATCGGAGGGCCTCTTGCATCATTGATGAGCTGAGAGAGAAACTAGTGCGGAAGGGAACGAGAGAGATCTCCAACCACAGAGAAACACGAAGAAAtggagaaacaaaaagatgCGCAAAGGAAGACCGAGAGAAaccagtgtgtgtgtgtgggagcgatgtgcatgtgtcgtagggggggatggggggtggaggtgtgggggagaaggaggaagagtcAATCAGCAACTTGTGAAGCAATTCAacaagaacgaaaagagggagagtgagggTGTCGCGGACGTACGGAGATTCGC from Leishmania panamensis strain MHOM/PA/94/PSC-1 chromosome 32 sequence includes these protein-coding regions:
- a CDS encoding cation membrane transporter, putative (TriTrypDB/GeneDB-style sysID: LpmP.32.1960), yielding MMQEALRLFRIPARSKGHRRQQQATIIFTLLWGTSIIFIIFTPFLIASVQALVLLNTAASLMAAVVTLSLCSRADTQQNYPFCFGLYRLSVVVRLGSTVFLVFGCVTTVVESLHRGIHAHHSSPLFLLSLGGVQLLSQIVFCRDVRLTDRVTGHHGMAGVQSEDILQMLYAAACRERCAGRDGSSFEEFHCPSNVSGHGRSPMAHGSPSGVQRTVHSSSATMVVYLLCPITCVVASVVMLVTDSAAPDVIGALFLAIYYSYVGYQNGRDMLDLLMNKSVTDTRRLHTLERCLRNIKVLDGVLLVQSTVWWNINASESMLLIRLRLMSGSDACAVSHAVRKQLFELATYVYVECFPASSANGLGDSAPSSWGTPLTGAHGHSHGVHGHSHSHHRHNHKNDQSHDHGNRHDNGHNVDGRCGHDHGHSHNDLFVASGEVTLSTRRHSNEFGAIRGDGRPGPMVAALPSGAQRFPGVMSYRAHAGGEPASMGFPTPPGTTSGGHDPLAERQRFLRDVPPIDNATAAQLSPSTGFSYVSSSPYGVGIMSPESCFGQPVPRDAAVRAADFTSSLALPSRLPDMPPSVFMPLRDQGARIGGEVRRSTTPSVMHDSM